In Mycobacteriales bacterium, the DNA window GCAGCAGCAGGTGCCGCAGCCGCCCGGCGACCTCGTCGCGCTGCGCCTCCAGCGTGATCACCTCGTCGGCGAACGACGCGTCGTCGGCGGCCAGCTCCTGCGCCGTGGCGATGTCGCCGTCGAGCGACTGCAGGCTGCGTACGGCGTCGACGACGGGGCCGAGCTCGGCGTAACGGCGGCCGAGCGTGCGCGCCCGCGACCCGTCGGCGTGCACCGACGGGTCGGCGAGCTGCCGCTCCAGGTCGGCGTACTCCGCAAGCAGGTCGTCGTACAACGGGCTTCTTCTCTCCGAACGGCTTCGTCCCCGGACACGGCAACGGCGCCGGCTCCAGGGCTCACCCCTGAGACCGGCGCCGTCGGACAGCTAGCTGGCGGATGCCTTCTTGCCGTAGCGCTTCTCGAACTTGTCGACGCGACCGCCGACGTCGAGGATCTTCTGCTTGCCCGTGTAGAACGGGTGGCACTGCGAGCAGACCTCGGCGTGGATGACGCCGCCGGACGCGGTGCTGCGGGTCGTGAACGAGTGACCGCAGGAGCAGACGACCTGCGTCTCGCGGTAGTCGGGGTGGATGTCGGGCTTCACAAGCTCTCCTCGAGTCTGGCGGTCGCCGGGTCGCCTCCTGGCGTGAACCGGTCCCGCGCTCTCAGTGTGCCATCGGTGCAACGCGCCGGTGGGCGACGGTATGCCGGGCCGGCCGGCGGGTCAGTCCTGCGGCACCGGCGAGGTCTGCTGCACCTGCAGCAAGAACTCGTAGTTGCTGTGGGTCTGCTTCATCTTCTCGAGCAGCAGCTCGAGCGCCTGCTGCATGTCGAGCGCGTGCAGCACCCGCCGCAGCTTCCAGACGATCTGGAGCTCCTCGGGCGACATGAGGATCTCCTCCTTGCGGGTGCCGGAGGCGTCGACATCGACGGCCGGGAAGATCCGCTTGTCGGCGAGCTTGCGGTCGAGCTTCAGCTCCATGTTGCCGGTGCCCTTGAACTCCTCGAAGACCACTTCGTCCATGCGCGAGCCGGTCTCGACGAGCGCGGTGGCGAGGATCGTCAGCGAACCGCCGTTCTCGATGTTGCGCGCCGCCCCGAAGAACCGCTTGGGCGGGTAGAGCGCGGTGGAGTCGACACCACCGGACAGGATGCGCCCGCTCGCCGGCGCGGCGAGGTTGTAGGCGCGGCCGAGCCGGGTGATCGAGTCGAGCAGCACGACGACGTCGTGACCGAGCTCGACCAGGCGCTTGGCCCGTTCGATCGACAGCTCCGCGACGATCGTGTGGTCCTCGGCGGGGCGGTCGAACGTCGAGGCGATGACCTCGCCCTTGACCGACCGCTGCATGTCGGTGACCTCCTCCGGCCGCTCGTCGACGAGGACGACCATGAGGTGGCACTCGGGGTTGTTCTTGGTGATGGCGTTGGCGATCGCCTGCAGCACCATCGTCTTGCCCGCCTTCGGCGGGGACACGATGAGGCCGCGCTGGCCCTTCCCGATCGGGGCGATGAGATCGATGATCCGGGTCGTCATGATCGCCGGATCGGTCTCGAGCCGCAGCCGGTCCTGCGGGTACAGCGGCGTCAGCTTGCTGAAGTCGACCCGGTTGCGGGCGTCGTCGGGGCTCATCCCGTTGACCGTGTCGAGGCGGACCAGCGCGTTGAACTTCTCGCGCCGCTCGCCCTCCCGCGGCTGGCGGACGGCGCCGGTGACCGCGTCACCCTTGCGCAGGCCGTTCTTGCGCACCTGGGCCAGCGAGACGTAGACGTCGTTGGGCCCGGGCAGGTAGCCGCTGGTCCGGACGAAGGCGTAGTTGTCGAGGACGTCGAGGATGCCGCCCACCGGGATGAGAACGTCGTCCTCGGTGATCAGCGGCTCGCTGTCGCCACCGAACCGCTCGCGGGTGCGGCCCCGCCGGTCGCGGTAGCGGCCCCGGCGGCGGCGAGCGCCACCCTCGCCGTCGTCGTCGCGTCCGTTGGCGTACTGGTCGCGGCCGTCCTGCTGGCGCGCGCCGCCCTCGCGATCGTCACGCGCACGATCGTCACGCGGTCGGTCGTCGGCCGGCCGCTCGTCGGTGCGCTCCTCGCGGGAGCGCTCGTCGCCTCGCTGGTCGCCGGGACGGCCGTTGGCCCGCTGCTCGCGGACGCGGTCGTCACGACGGGGCTCGCGGCGCGGCGCCGTGTCGTCGTCGCGCGACCGCTCGGGGCGGCGCTCGTCGTGGCCGTTGTTCTCGGACCGGTCCCGCTGCTCGTGGCTGCGGTGCTCGGGAGTCGAGCGCTCGGTGTTGCGCTCCTCGGCGCTGCGGTAGTCGCTGCGGTGCTCGGTGGTCTGGTGCTCGGCCGCGCCGTTGCTCGGCGCGTGGCCGTTGGGGGTCGCGGCCGGGACCGGCTCGATGGTGTCGGCGGTCCGCTGGCGGTCGACCGGCGCGGCGCCGGTGCCGCCGCCCTGCCGCTCCTGGATCGCGGCGATCAACTGGCTCTTGCGCAGGCGCGCGGTGCCACTGATGCCGAGTCCGGCGGCCATCTCCTGCAGCTCCGGAAGGAGCATCGATGCCAGCCCGCGACCGCGGCGCGGCCGGGCGGTCGACTCGCCCTGGTCGGAGGAGTCACCGGCCGACTGGTTCGGCAGGAGTTCGGTGGTGTCGCTCAAATCGGGTCCTTCCCTGCGACGGCTCACCGCGTCAGAGATGCGCTGGTGGCCAGGTGGAGAGCGACCGGCGCTGGTACGCCGGATGTTCACCCGCCGCGGTCGCGACGGGGAGTCAGAGGGGTAGCACGGTCACACCGACATCACGTGGGGACGCTGTGCTGCTCCTACGTTATCGGTCGCCGCTCACCCGGGCAACAACATCCCCCACAAAGAGTGACGGGTGTCGGCGGTGTGAACCGGACCGGCGAGCGGCGCCCGGGCACCTCGTGAGGCCGAGCCTGCGGCCGGTCATTGATGGACAACGTTCGCGGCCCGCGGCGCATTCCGCGCCACTCGCGCGCCTCGCTCTCGCGCGTCCACCCTCGCCAGGGCGGGACGTCAGCCGACCCGAGCACCCGCGGTGTCGACGGCGAGCGCCCGAGGCGCCCAGCGGTGCCCGGCCAGCGCGATCGCCCGCTCGTGCCCCTCCACGGGTCCGAGCACGAGCACGGTCGGGCCGGAACCCGAGACGACCGCGGCATGTCCCTGTGCCCGCAGCCGCTGCACGAGCTCCGTCGTACGCCGCAACGAGGCCGCTCGGTAGGACTGGTGCAGGCGGTCCTCGGTCGCGTCGAGCAGCAGCTCGGGCCGCCGGCCGAGGGCCTCGACGAGCAGCGCGGCCCGGCCGGCGTTGGCCGCCGCATCGGCGTGAGGGACCTGGTCGGGCAGGACCGTGCGGGCGTGCGCGGTCGACGACTTCTCGTCGGGCACGAACACCAGCGGCGCGATCGACGGATGGACCGGCAGCCGGACGGCACGGGGTCCGCCGTCGTCGTACCAGGCGACGGTCAGGCCGCCGAGCAGGGCGGCGGCGACGTTGTCGGGGTGGCCTTCCATCTCGGTGGCCAGCCGCAGGGCGGCGGTGTCGTCGAGGGCGCGGTCCACCACGAGCGCTCGAGCGGCCACGATGCCGGCGACGATCGCCGCCGCCGACGAGCCGAGGCCGCGCCCGTGCGGGATGCGGTTGTCGCAGCGCAGCTCGAGACCCGGTGGCTGGGCGCCGAGCACGTCGAAGGCGGCCCGCATCGCGCGCACCACCAGATGTCCCTCGTCGCAGTCCAGGTCGGCGGCGCCCTCCCCCGCCGCGTCGACGGACAGTCCCCCCGCGCCGACCCGGACGGTCACCTCGTCGTAGAGGCCCAGCGCGAGCCCGAGCGCGTCGAAGCCCGGCCCGAGGTTGGCGCTCGACGCCGGCACCCGCACTCGTACCGGCGTGGTCGCGAAGGACAGGCTCACAGACCCAGCGCCTCCGCGGCCGCGTCGGACTTCGCGGGGATCGTGGTCGGTGCGGGTGCGCCGGCGATCGCCCACTCGGGGTCCTTGAGCCCGTTGCCGGTGACCGTGCACACGACCCGCAGGCCGGCGGCGAGCGTGCCTTCGGCCCGCGCCTTGAGCAGGCCCGCGACGCTGGCCGCGCTGGCCGGCTCGACGAACACGCCCTCCTCGCGCGCGAGCAGCCGGTAGGCCGCGAGGATGTCGCGGTCGGTGACCGCCTCGATCGCGCCCCCGGACTCGTCGCGGGCGGTGAGCGCCTGCTGCCACGAGGCCGGGTTGCCGATCCGGATCGCGGTCGCGATGGTCGAGGGCTTCGCGACCGGCTTGCCGGCCACGATCGGCGCGGCGCCGGCGGCCTGGAAGCCGCGCATGACGGGGCGGCGGGTGGCCGGGCCGAAGTCGGCGTACTCGCAGAATCCCTTCCAGTACGCCGTGATGTTGCCGGCGTTGCCGACCGGCAGGCAGTGCACGTCGGGTGCGTCGCCGAGCATGTCGACGATCTCGAACGCCGCCGTCTTCTGCCCTTCGATGCGGAACTGGTTGACCGAGTTGACGAGGCTGACCGGGTAGTGGTCGGCGAGCTCGCGGGCGAGGTCGAGGCAGTTGTCGAAGTTGCCGTCGACCTGCAGCAGCCTCGCGCCGTGGACGAGCGCCTGGGCCAGCTTGCCCATCGCGATCTTGCCGCTGGGGACGAGGACCGCGCAGATCATGCCGGCGCGTACGGCGTAGGCCGCGGCCGAGGCGCTCGTGTTGCCGGTCGAGGCGCAGATGACGGCTTTCGCGCCCTCCTCGGCGGCCTTGCTGATCGCCATCGTCATGCCGCGGTCCTTGAAGGACCCGGTCGGGTTCGCGCCCTCGACCTTCAGCCACACGTCGCAGCCGGTGCGCTCGGACAGCCGGGCGGCGGGCACCAGCGGGGTGCCCCCCTCGCTCAAGGTGACCACCGGCGTCGCGTCGCTGACCGGCAGCCGCTGGCGGTACTCCTCGATGATCCCGCGCCACAGGTGGGTCACGTCGCCTGCTCTCCCTCGACCCGCATGACACTGGCGACGGCCCGGACGACGTCGAGCCGGCGCAACCCCTCGACCGTCGCGGACAGTGCCGCGTCGCTGGCGACGTGGGTCACCAGCGTCAGGCTCGCGTCGTCGCCGTGCCCCTCCTGGCGCACGGTCAGGATCGACACGTCGTGCACCGCGAACGCCTGCGCGACGCTCGCCAGCACGCCCGCCTTGTCGGCGACGTCGATCCGCACGTGGTAGCGGGTCTCGGTCTCCCCCATGGGCGCGACCCGCAGGTCGGCGTAGGCCGAATCGCCCGCGCCACGCGCACCGGAGAGCCGGTTGCGGGCGACCGTCACGAGGTCGCCGAGAACGGCGCTGGCCGTCGGGGCACCGCCGGCGCCGCGGCCGTAGAACATCAGCGAACCGGCCGCGTCGGCCTCGACGAAGACGGCGTTGTACGCCTCGCGGACGGTCGCGAGCGGGTGGCTGCGCGGGATCATCGCCGGGTGCACGCGCACGCTGACGCTGCGCCCGTCGCGGCCGCGCTGGGCGATCGCGAGCAGCTTGACGACGCTGCCCATCTCCCGGGCGCTGGCCACGTCGGCGGCGGTCACGTCGGTGATGCCCTCGCGGTGCACGTCGGCCCCGGTGACCCGGGTGTGGAAGGCCAGCCCGGCGAGGATCGCCGCCTTGGCCGCGGCGTCGAAACCCTCGATGTCGGCCGAGGGGTCGGCCTCCGCGTAGCCGAGCGCCTGCGCCTCCTCGAGCGCCTCGGCGAAGCCGGCACCCGACTCATCCATGCGGGTCAGGATGTAGTTGGTGGTGCCGTTGACGATGCCCAGCACGCGGGTGACCCGGTCGCCTGCGAGCGACTCGCGGATCGGCCGCAGGATCGGGATGGCACCGGCGACCGCGGCCTCGTAGTACAGGTCGGCGTCGCCCTTACGGGCCGCCTCGTGCAGTGCGGCCCCGTCCTCGGCGAGCAGCGCCTTGTTGGCGCTGACGACCGAGGCGCCCCGCGCGAAGGCGCCGAGCATCAGGCTGCGCGCCGGCTCGATGCCCCCGATGACCTCGACGACCACGTCGACGTCGTCGCGCGCGACGAGGCCGGCGGCGTCGGTGGTGAACAGTGACCGGTCGGCCGGCAGGTCGCGGTTGCGGTCGGGGCGGCGTACGGCGATGCCGGCGAGATCGAGCGGAGCGCCGACGCGGTGGGCCAGGTCGTCGCGGTGCGCGTGCAGGAGGCGTACGACCTCGCTGCCGACCACCCCGCAGCCGAGCAACGCGACCTTCACCGGCCGGCTCACGCGGCTTCCCGGTGGATGCATCGCAAGGCGAAAGGGAGCGATGCGCGCCCGGAGGGCACGTGAGCGAGCGACAACGCAGCGGGGGGCCGCCCGGGAGTCGCGTTCATGCGTCGGCGTCCAGGCGCAGGAGGTCGTCCTCGGTCTCGCGTCGCACGATCACCCGGGCCCGCCCGTCGCGGACCGCGATCACCGGCGGGCGCGGGACGTGGTTGTAGTTGCTGGCCATCGATCGGTGGTAGGCACCGCTCGCCGGCACGGCGATGAGGTCGCCGGCGGACAGGTCGCCCGGCAGCATCGTCTCCTTGACGACGATGTCGCCGGACTCGCAGTGCTTGCCGGACACCGTCACCCGCCGTCCCTCCGCGGTCGACGCCCGGGAGGCGATCACCGCCATGTAGTGCGCGCCGTAGAGAGCGGTGCGGATGTTGTCGCTCATGCCCCCGTCGACGCTGACGTAGGTGCGCAGGCCGGCGAGCTCCTTGATGGTGCCCACCTCGTAGACAGTGATCGTCGTCGGCCCGGCGATCGCGCGGCCGGGCTCGACGGCGAGGCGAGGCAGCGGGTAGCCGGCCGCCGCACACTCCTTGCTGACGACGGCGGTGAGCCGCTCGACGAACTCGTCGACGGGCAGGGGGGCGTCCTCAGTCGTGTAGGCGATGCCGGGGCCCCCGCCGAGGTTGAGCTCGGGCAGCTCGACCTCGTGCTCGTCGCGGATGGCGGTCAGCAGGCCGACCATGCGGTGCGCCGCCAGCGCGAACCCCTGCGTGTCGAAGATCTGCGAGCCGATGTGCATGTGCAGACCGACGAGCTCCAGCGACGGCAGCTTCACGACCCGGCGCACGGCCTCGGCCGCCGCTCCCCCGGCCAGCGAGAAACCGAACTTCTGGTCCTCCTGGCCGGTCGCGACGTACTCGTGGGTGTGCGCCTCGACGCCGGGCGTGACCCGCACGACGACCCGCTGCCGGACGCCCATCTCCTCGGCCAGCGCGGCGACCCGCGCGATCTCCTCGAACGAGTCGAGGGCGAACCGCCCCACCGAGTAGGCGAGACCGCGGCGGATCTCCGCGCTCGACTTGTTGTTGCCGTGGAAGATCAGGCGCTCGGCCGGGAAGTCGGCCTTCTGCGCGACGGCCAGCTCACCACCGGTCGAGACGTCGAGCGACAGCCCCTCGTCGGCGACCCAACGCGCGACCGCCGTACACAGAAATGCCTTGCCCGCGTAGTAGACGTCGCCGCCGGGCAGCGCCTGCCGCCACGCCCGGCACCGGGCGCGGAAGTCGTCCTCGTCGAGGACGTAGGCCGGGGTGCCGAACTTCTCGGCGATGTCGCGGACGTCGAGGCCGCCGACGTGGAGCACGCCGTCGACCCGGCGCGCCGTGCGCGGCCAGACGTCGGGCTCGAGGTCACCGACCTCGGGGAGGGTGGTCATGCCCGGTCACATCCGCTCCGGCGCCGACACGCCGAGCAGGCCGAGTCCGTTGGCCAGCACGGTGCGGGTCGCCTCGCACAGCCACAGCCGTGCACGAGTCAGGTCGGTCGCTTCCTCGTCGCCCATGGGCAGCACCCGGCAGGCGTCGTAGAAGCGGTGGTAGGTGCCGGCGAGCGCCTCGAGGTAGCGGGCGACCCGGTGCGGCTCGCGCAGCTCCGCGGCGCCGGCGACCACCCGCGGGAACTCGCCGAGCGCGCCGAGCAGGTCGGCCTCGCGCTCGTGGTCGAGCAGCTGCGGGCGGAAGTCGTCGCCCTTGCGTACGCCGATCTCGTCGGCGTTGCGCAGCAGGGAGGCGATGCGGGCGTGGGCGTACTGCACGTAGAAGACCGGGTTGTCGTTGGTCTGCCGGGTGATCTCGGCGAGGTCGAGAGTGAGCGGCGAGTCGTAGGAGGAGCGGGCGAGCGAGTAGCGGGCGGCGTCGACGCCGACCGCGTCGACGAGCTCGTCGAGGGTGACCACGTTGCCGGCCCGCTTGCTCATGCGCACCGGTTCGCCGTCGCGGACGAGGTTGACCAGCTGGCCGATGAGAACCTCGATGTTGGTGTCGGGGTCGTCGCCCGCGCAGGCGGCCAGGGCCTTGAGCCGGCCGACGTAGCCGTGGTGGTCGGCGCCGAGCATGTAGACGCAGCGCTCGAACCCGCGTTCGCGCTTGTTGATGTAGTAGGCGGCGTCGGCGGCGAAGTAGGTCTTCTCGCCGTCGCTCTTGACCAGCACGCGGTCCTTGTCGTCGCCGAACTCGGTGGTGCGCAGCCAGATCGCGCCGTCCTGGTCGTAGACGTGGCCCTGGCGGCGCAGCTCGTCGAGGGCGTGCTCGACGGCGCCGGTCTCGTGCAGCGTGCGCTCCGAGAACCACACGTCGAACTCCACGCCGAACCGCTCGAGGCTCTGGCGCATCTCCTCGAGCATCACCCGGTAGCCGGCCTCGCGGAACCGCTCGGTGGCCTCCTGCTCCGGGGCCTCGAGGATGCCCGGCTCCTGGGCGACCACCTGCCGGGCGACGTCGGCGACGTAGGCCCCGCCGTAGCCGTCCTCGGGCGCCGGGCGCCCGTGCGCGGCGGCGTACACCGACTCGCCGAACCGCTGCATCTGCACGCCGGCGTCGTTGACGTAGTGCTCGGCGGTGACGTCGGCGCCGGCCGCCTCGAGCAGGCGGCGCAGCGAGTCACCGACCGCGGCCCAGCGGGTGTGCCCGAGATGGACCGGGCCGGTCGGGTTGGCGGAGACGAACTCCAGGTTGATGCGCAGCTTGGCGAGCGTGTCGCTGGTGCCGTAGGTGTCGCCGGCCACGACCACCGTGCGGGCGATCTCGCCGAGCGCCGACTCGTCGAGCCGGATGTTGAGGAAGCCGGGTCCGGCTACCTCGACGCTGGCGACACCGGGGCTCTTGCGCAGCTCGGCAGCGAGAAGCTCGGCGACCTCACGCGGCGGCCGGCCGGCGGGCTTGGCGAGCTGCATCGCGACGTTGGTGGCGTAGTCGCCGTGCTCCTTGACCTTGGGCCGCTCTACGGTCACCGTCTCCGGCAGGGGTACGGCGAGCGCGCCGGCGTCGACGGCAGCCCGGACCGCCGCGACGACGGCGTCCGAGAGCTCCGCCGGGGTCACGCATTCGAGGCTATCGCAGGGAAAGCGCTGCTCAGGCGCGGCGAGAAGCGGCCCGGACCCGCCGCTAGAGACCCTTCGGGAAGTTGTACGACGCCGGCGGCTTGGGCAGGTTGCCCTTGGCGCCGTAGACGATGGCGATCTCCTCGTGCGGCTTCAGCGCGATCTCACCGGGGTCGCCCTCGTAGGGCACGCCGTCGACCGCGAACGCGATCTCGTGACTGCCGTCGGCGCACAGGCCGCCGACGCAGGTGGAGCTCAGCCGTACGCCCCACTCGGTGAACAGCTGGCCAAGGGTGAACTTCGCGTTGCGCTCGGCCTCCACGTGCAGGACGCCGTCGGGGGTGTGCGTGTGCAGCGGCGAGATGGCCACCGCCTGACCGTTCTTGAACACGATGCCGATGTCGGCGGGCACCGTGACCGGCTTGCCGTCATCGATGATGTCGAGGTGCGCGTGGTAGTGCACCAGCGTCTTTTCCGAGGTGAACGCCGGGAGGCCGGCGGCGTCGACGTACTTGGCGTTGTCGTGCATCGGCGCCGGCCACGGCGGCGGGGTGGTGCGTAGGTCGACCGTCGTCGTGGCCTCGTGCTTCTGTGCCTGCTCGGCCTTGCCTGGCTGGACCGGCTTCGGCCCCCCGCACGCGGCGGCGGTGGAAGCGAGCAGGGCGGCGAGGGTCACGGCGGTGAAGACGTTGCGGGTAGGCACGGCGGCTACCTGCCCTCCGCGGTGGTCTGCATGCGACTCACTCCGCGTCCTCTTCGGCCAGCCGGCGCACCGTGGACACCAGGTCGTCCGGGTCGAAGGGCTTGGTCAGGTAGGCGTC includes these proteins:
- the rpmE gene encoding 50S ribosomal protein L31, which encodes MKPDIHPDYRETQVVCSCGHSFTTRSTASGGVIHAEVCSQCHPFYTGKQKILDVGGRVDKFEKRYGKKASAS
- the rho gene encoding transcription termination factor Rho; translation: MSDTTELLPNQSAGDSSDQGESTARPRRGRGLASMLLPELQEMAAGLGISGTARLRKSQLIAAIQERQGGGTGAAPVDRQRTADTIEPVPAATPNGHAPSNGAAEHQTTEHRSDYRSAEERNTERSTPEHRSHEQRDRSENNGHDERRPERSRDDDTAPRREPRRDDRVREQRANGRPGDQRGDERSREERTDERPADDRPRDDRARDDREGGARQQDGRDQYANGRDDDGEGGARRRRGRYRDRRGRTRERFGGDSEPLITEDDVLIPVGGILDVLDNYAFVRTSGYLPGPNDVYVSLAQVRKNGLRKGDAVTGAVRQPREGERREKFNALVRLDTVNGMSPDDARNRVDFSKLTPLYPQDRLRLETDPAIMTTRIIDLIAPIGKGQRGLIVSPPKAGKTMVLQAIANAITKNNPECHLMVVLVDERPEEVTDMQRSVKGEVIASTFDRPAEDHTIVAELSIERAKRLVELGHDVVVLLDSITRLGRAYNLAAPASGRILSGGVDSTALYPPKRFFGAARNIENGGSLTILATALVETGSRMDEVVFEEFKGTGNMELKLDRKLADKRIFPAVDVDASGTRKEEILMSPEELQIVWKLRRVLHALDMQQALELLLEKMKQTHSNYEFLLQVQQTSPVPQD
- the thrB gene encoding homoserine kinase, whose product is MSLSFATTPVRVRVPASSANLGPGFDALGLALGLYDEVTVRVGAGGLSVDAAGEGAADLDCDEGHLVVRAMRAAFDVLGAQPPGLELRCDNRIPHGRGLGSSAAAIVAGIVAARALVVDRALDDTAALRLATEMEGHPDNVAAALLGGLTVAWYDDGGPRAVRLPVHPSIAPLVFVPDEKSSTAHARTVLPDQVPHADAAANAGRAALLVEALGRRPELLLDATEDRLHQSYRAASLRRTTELVQRLRAQGHAAVVSGSGPTVLVLGPVEGHERAIALAGHRWAPRALAVDTAGARVG
- the thrC gene encoding threonine synthase, which gives rise to MTHLWRGIIEEYRQRLPVSDATPVVTLSEGGTPLVPAARLSERTGCDVWLKVEGANPTGSFKDRGMTMAISKAAEEGAKAVICASTGNTSASAAAYAVRAGMICAVLVPSGKIAMGKLAQALVHGARLLQVDGNFDNCLDLARELADHYPVSLVNSVNQFRIEGQKTAAFEIVDMLGDAPDVHCLPVGNAGNITAYWKGFCEYADFGPATRRPVMRGFQAAGAAPIVAGKPVAKPSTIATAIRIGNPASWQQALTARDESGGAIEAVTDRDILAAYRLLAREEGVFVEPASAASVAGLLKARAEGTLAAGLRVVCTVTGNGLKDPEWAIAGAPAPTTIPAKSDAAAEALGL
- a CDS encoding homoserine dehydrogenase — its product is MHPPGSRVSRPVKVALLGCGVVGSEVVRLLHAHRDDLAHRVGAPLDLAGIAVRRPDRNRDLPADRSLFTTDAAGLVARDDVDVVVEVIGGIEPARSLMLGAFARGASVVSANKALLAEDGAALHEAARKGDADLYYEAAVAGAIPILRPIRESLAGDRVTRVLGIVNGTTNYILTRMDESGAGFAEALEEAQALGYAEADPSADIEGFDAAAKAAILAGLAFHTRVTGADVHREGITDVTAADVASAREMGSVVKLLAIAQRGRDGRSVSVRVHPAMIPRSHPLATVREAYNAVFVEADAAGSLMFYGRGAGGAPTASAVLGDLVTVARNRLSGARGAGDSAYADLRVAPMGETETRYHVRIDVADKAGVLASVAQAFAVHDVSILTVRQEGHGDDASLTLVTHVASDAALSATVEGLRRLDVVRAVASVMRVEGEQAT
- the lysA gene encoding diaminopimelate decarboxylase; translation: MTTLPEVGDLEPDVWPRTARRVDGVLHVGGLDVRDIAEKFGTPAYVLDEDDFRARCRAWRQALPGGDVYYAGKAFLCTAVARWVADEGLSLDVSTGGELAVAQKADFPAERLIFHGNNKSSAEIRRGLAYSVGRFALDSFEEIARVAALAEEMGVRQRVVVRVTPGVEAHTHEYVATGQEDQKFGFSLAGGAAAEAVRRVVKLPSLELVGLHMHIGSQIFDTQGFALAAHRMVGLLTAIRDEHEVELPELNLGGGPGIAYTTEDAPLPVDEFVERLTAVVSKECAAAGYPLPRLAVEPGRAIAGPTTITVYEVGTIKELAGLRTYVSVDGGMSDNIRTALYGAHYMAVIASRASTAEGRRVTVSGKHCESGDIVVKETMLPGDLSAGDLIAVPASGAYHRSMASNYNHVPRPPVIAVRDGRARVIVRRETEDDLLRLDADA
- the argS gene encoding arginine--tRNA ligase, translating into MTPAELSDAVVAAVRAAVDAGALAVPLPETVTVERPKVKEHGDYATNVAMQLAKPAGRPPREVAELLAAELRKSPGVASVEVAGPGFLNIRLDESALGEIARTVVVAGDTYGTSDTLAKLRINLEFVSANPTGPVHLGHTRWAAVGDSLRRLLEAAGADVTAEHYVNDAGVQMQRFGESVYAAAHGRPAPEDGYGGAYVADVARQVVAQEPGILEAPEQEATERFREAGYRVMLEEMRQSLERFGVEFDVWFSERTLHETGAVEHALDELRRQGHVYDQDGAIWLRTTEFGDDKDRVLVKSDGEKTYFAADAAYYINKRERGFERCVYMLGADHHGYVGRLKALAACAGDDPDTNIEVLIGQLVNLVRDGEPVRMSKRAGNVVTLDELVDAVGVDAARYSLARSSYDSPLTLDLAEITRQTNDNPVFYVQYAHARIASLLRNADEIGVRKGDDFRPQLLDHEREADLLGALGEFPRVVAGAAELREPHRVARYLEALAGTYHRFYDACRVLPMGDEEATDLTRARLWLCEATRTVLANGLGLLGVSAPERM